A region from the bacterium genome encodes:
- a CDS encoding cytidine deaminase → MTFDELYEKAKSVVNPRKLSEDAEAGGVSAAILAESGMVYTGVCIDTACSMGFCAEHAAAAAMITAGESRVRKIIAVGWDGRILPPCGRCREFISQLHNDNLDTEVMVGEGVVVTIRELLPYDWRGSADAPS, encoded by the coding sequence GTGACTTTTGATGAGCTTTACGAAAAGGCAAAATCTGTAGTCAATCCACGCAAGCTTTCTGAGGATGCTGAGGCTGGGGGAGTTAGTGCCGCTATTCTCGCCGAAAGCGGAATGGTGTATACAGGCGTGTGTATTGATACCGCATGCTCCATGGGTTTCTGTGCAGAACACGCCGCTGCGGCAGCTATGATAACTGCTGGTGAAAGCCGTGTACGAAAGATCATCGCCGTTGGATGGGACGGACGTATCCTACCGCCCTGTGGTCGTTGCCGTGAATTCATAAGCCAGCTTCACAACGACAATCTAGACACTGAAGTAATGGTTGGCGAAGGTGTAGTCGTGACCATCCGAGAATTATTGCCTTATGATTGGCGTGGGTCAGCGGATGCACCAAGTTGA